From the Rhodoferax mekongensis genome, one window contains:
- a CDS encoding YgfZ/GcvT domain-containing protein, whose protein sequence is MTSQNLLPSTSLPDGIARLNHLGVILIHGEDAAKFIHGQLTQDFALLGPDQARLAAFCSAKGRMQASFVGIKAPDGDILLVCSRDLLPTTLKRLSMFVMRAKAKLTDASEDFALWGLAGNATKNIAAGAYPAWAKWDIDHDSIINLYPAAGVPRQLLIRPANLGAPEGPEMGLPVWQWGEVMSGVATLTAPVVEAFVPQMLNYESVGGVSFKKGCYPGQEVVARSQFRGTLKRRAFVGQSASLLSAGQEVFANGDAEQPVGLVVQAAHDPQGGSVVIVSLQLAATDGLLRVGDAEIQLLPLPYPLLEDI, encoded by the coding sequence ATGACCAGTCAGAACCTGTTGCCCTCCACTTCCCTGCCCGACGGCATCGCTCGCTTGAACCATTTGGGCGTGATCCTTATCCATGGCGAAGACGCCGCCAAGTTTATTCATGGTCAATTGACGCAAGACTTTGCGCTTCTTGGGCCTGACCAAGCCCGTCTTGCCGCCTTTTGTTCCGCCAAGGGACGCATGCAAGCATCGTTTGTTGGTATCAAAGCCCCTGATGGGGATATTCTTTTGGTGTGCAGCCGGGATTTGCTGCCCACCACCTTGAAGCGACTGTCGATGTTCGTCATGCGTGCCAAGGCCAAACTTACCGATGCATCGGAAGATTTCGCCCTTTGGGGACTTGCGGGTAATGCTACAAAAAATATAGCTGCTGGTGCATATCCGGCGTGGGCCAAGTGGGATATTGATCATGATTCGATCATCAACCTCTATCCTGCGGCGGGCGTGCCTCGTCAGCTCCTGATCCGGCCGGCTAATCTTGGCGCACCGGAAGGGCCGGAAATGGGATTGCCGGTCTGGCAATGGGGCGAGGTAATGAGTGGAGTCGCCACATTGACCGCTCCTGTGGTTGAAGCCTTTGTGCCCCAGATGTTGAATTACGAATCGGTGGGGGGCGTGAGCTTCAAAAAAGGTTGTTATCCGGGTCAGGAGGTGGTGGCGCGCAGCCAGTTCCGCGGCACCCTCAAGCGTCGGGCTTTCGTCGGCCAAAGCGCATCGCTACTTTCGGCTGGGCAGGAGGTCTTCGCCAATGGCGATGCTGAACAGCCCGTGGGGCTGGTCGTCCAGGCGGCGCATGATCCTCAGGGGGGATCCGTGGTCATCGTGTCTCTTCAGTTGGCGGCCACCGATGGACTTTTGCGTGTCGGAGATGCCGAGATCCAGCTTCTGCCACTTCCGTATCCCCTCTTGGAAGATATTTGA
- a CDS encoding YbgC/FadM family acyl-CoA thioesterase: protein MTLTRNDFRFFHTLRVRWSEVDMQKIVFNAHYLTYLDTAMADYWRALAVPYEAAMVMLEGDLYVKKATVEYHASAHYDDLLHVGLRCERIGTSSIHFSGAIFQGEKLLITAELVYVFAHPATQTSRSVPEPLRRLMTDYEAGKPSVRAHTGAWESLAEQIVPLRHRVFAAEQGIDEALMCDEADATAIHAVAENGLGQVVASGRLMQHEPRMGRIGRMATEKALRGQGLARQVLHALMAVSKDRGDTGIVLHAQVSAVGFYLREGFVRQGAEYMEAGIAHQTMELRWA from the coding sequence ATGACCCTTACGCGCAATGACTTCCGCTTCTTTCACACCCTGCGGGTGCGTTGGTCTGAAGTGGACATGCAAAAGATTGTGTTCAATGCCCACTACCTGACCTATCTGGACACTGCCATGGCCGACTATTGGCGCGCCTTGGCGGTACCTTATGAGGCTGCGATGGTGATGCTGGAGGGCGACCTCTACGTCAAAAAGGCCACAGTGGAATACCACGCCTCTGCCCATTACGACGATCTGTTGCACGTGGGCTTGCGTTGCGAGCGCATTGGCACCAGCTCAATCCACTTCAGTGGGGCGATTTTTCAGGGCGAGAAGCTGCTGATCACGGCCGAGTTGGTTTACGTGTTCGCACACCCCGCGACCCAAACCTCGCGCTCAGTTCCTGAACCGCTACGCCGCTTGATGACAGACTATGAAGCGGGCAAGCCTTCTGTTCGTGCTCACACCGGGGCATGGGAGTCGCTGGCGGAGCAGATTGTTCCACTGCGCCACCGGGTGTTTGCAGCCGAGCAGGGGATTGATGAAGCGCTCATGTGTGACGAGGCGGACGCTACCGCCATCCATGCCGTCGCTGAAAATGGACTGGGCCAGGTCGTGGCAAGCGGGCGTCTCATGCAGCATGAGCCTCGCATGGGCCGCATTGGGCGCATGGCCACCGAAAAAGCATTGCGGGGCCAAGGTCTGGCCCGGCAAGTTTTGCATGCGTTGATGGCCGTCTCCAAAGACCGGGGAGACACAGGCATCGTCTTGCATGCGCAAGTAAGCGCGGTGGGCTTTTATCTCCGGGAAGGATTTGTCCGGCAAGGCGCTGAATACATGGAAGCCGGCATTGCGCACCAGACGATGGAATTGCGCTGGGCCTGA
- a CDS encoding DNA polymerase III subunit delta' — translation MTQDKTFPMAPWIQRQTRSLLSQRGHAWLLQGPSGLGQYTLGLALARAWLCESPGPHGACGTCGSCHAIDVRTHADLCVLMPETTMLELLWPLSEKAQSEIDDKKRKPSKEIRVDAMREAVEFAQRTSARGRGKVVLVFPAEDMNHITANALLKTLEEPVGDVRFVLASESAHQLLPTIRSRCIAHTMEWPSPDEASDWLVAQGLSRDVIPLALQASGGRPDDAFAIASAGSALEAWPLIPKALLAGDTTVFKDWGAALQIDAAHKVCHDLMLQFSGAEPRFFPKTSLQGIKTDIKLLAQWSKQLAGAMKTMEHPLNAGLMAEALVSQAQSVLNSGDPRKK, via the coding sequence ATGACGCAGGACAAGACCTTTCCAATGGCGCCTTGGATTCAACGGCAGACGAGGTCGCTCTTAAGCCAGCGCGGTCATGCATGGCTATTGCAAGGTCCCTCGGGGCTCGGGCAATACACTTTGGGCCTAGCCTTGGCCAGGGCATGGCTATGTGAATCCCCAGGCCCCCATGGCGCCTGCGGTACTTGTGGAAGCTGCCATGCCATCGATGTGCGCACCCACGCAGATTTGTGTGTATTGATGCCGGAGACCACCATGCTCGAGCTGCTTTGGCCGCTCAGTGAGAAAGCGCAATCCGAAATCGACGACAAGAAACGCAAACCGAGTAAAGAGATTCGTGTTGACGCCATGCGGGAAGCCGTAGAGTTTGCGCAGCGAACAAGCGCGAGGGGCAGGGGGAAAGTGGTGCTGGTATTCCCCGCGGAAGACATGAACCACATCACGGCGAATGCCTTGCTGAAGACCTTGGAAGAGCCGGTGGGCGATGTGCGGTTTGTATTGGCCAGTGAATCTGCGCATCAGTTGTTGCCTACCATCCGTAGCAGGTGTATAGCTCACACCATGGAATGGCCATCCCCAGATGAGGCCAGCGATTGGCTGGTGGCGCAGGGCCTTTCACGGGACGTGATTCCTTTGGCACTTCAGGCTTCAGGCGGCAGGCCAGACGATGCCTTCGCTATCGCGAGTGCCGGTTCCGCGCTGGAAGCCTGGCCCCTGATACCCAAAGCCTTGCTGGCAGGAGATACGACTGTCTTCAAGGACTGGGGAGCTGCGCTTCAGATCGACGCTGCACACAAGGTGTGCCACGATTTGATGCTTCAGTTTTCCGGGGCTGAGCCCCGGTTCTTTCCAAAGACCTCATTGCAAGGCATAAAGACGGATATCAAGTTGCTAGCTCAATGGTCCAAACAGTTAGCTGGTGCAATGAAAACCATGGAACATCCCTTAAACGCAGGGTTGATGGCGGAAGCTCTTGTCTCTCAGGCGCAATCCGTCCTAAACTCTGGCGACCCAAGGAAAAAATGA
- a CDS encoding IS30 family transposase, with protein MKYRTRTYYTDSQKALMWERWKQGWTLHEIGKLFDRHHGSVRQILAETGGIRPPERRRSCLALTLAEREEISRAVVAGLSIRAIATTLGRAPSTVSREIKRNGGQENYRANQADQAAWNRGHRPKVCKLVHNRALARIVAMKLRMLWSPEQIAGWLKHTYPCDESHHVSHETIYRSLFIQARGALKKELLAHLRRTRGMRRSRHYTQKTAIHGQIIDAVSISERPLGVEDRAVPGHWEGDLVFGSGNSQIATLVERQTRYVMLVKLDGKDSQTVVSALIKNAQKLPQELYKSLTWDRGTEMHGHKKFTVATDIQVYFCDPQSPWQRGSNENTNGLLRQYMPKGMNLSGFSQVQLNAIARQLNERPRKTLGFHTPAEMFSECVASTG; from the coding sequence ATGAAGTATCGAACGCGAACCTACTACACAGACAGTCAGAAGGCGCTCATGTGGGAGCGCTGGAAGCAAGGGTGGACGCTGCACGAGATTGGCAAGCTATTTGATCGCCACCATGGATCGGTGCGCCAAATCCTGGCAGAGACAGGTGGAATCCGCCCACCAGAGCGTCGCCGTTCCTGTCTTGCACTGACGTTGGCAGAGCGTGAGGAGATTTCGCGTGCGGTGGTGGCTGGCTTGTCGATTCGAGCGATAGCGACGACGCTCGGACGTGCCCCTTCGACTGTCAGTCGTGAAATTAAGCGTAACGGCGGCCAAGAGAACTACCGCGCGAATCAAGCCGACCAAGCTGCATGGAATCGGGGGCATCGCCCCAAGGTCTGCAAGTTAGTGCATAACCGTGCCTTGGCTCGCATCGTGGCAATGAAGCTGCGGATGCTCTGGTCACCGGAACAGATCGCAGGCTGGCTCAAGCATACTTATCCGTGCGACGAAAGCCATCACGTGTCACACGAGACCATCTACCGCAGCCTGTTCATCCAAGCACGTGGCGCCTTGAAGAAGGAGCTTTTGGCCCATCTGAGGCGTACTCGTGGCATGCGTCGGTCTCGTCACTACACGCAGAAGACGGCAATCCACGGACAGATCATCGACGCTGTCTCGATCAGTGAGCGGCCACTCGGCGTTGAGGATCGAGCAGTACCTGGTCACTGGGAAGGGGACTTAGTCTTTGGCAGTGGCAATAGCCAGATCGCAACACTGGTTGAGCGTCAGACGCGGTACGTGATGCTAGTCAAACTCGATGGAAAAGACTCGCAAACAGTTGTCAGCGCGCTAATCAAGAACGCTCAAAAACTGCCGCAAGAGCTCTATAAGTCATTGACTTGGGACAGGGGTACGGAAATGCATGGACACAAGAAGTTCACCGTAGCCACCGACATCCAAGTCTACTTCTGCGATCCGCAAAGCCCATGGCAACGTGGAAGCAACGAGAACACGAATGGGTTGCTAAGACAGTACATGCCAAAGGGCATGAACCTCTCGGGTTTCTCTCAGGTTCAACTCAATGCAATTGCCAGACAATTGAATGAGAGGCCGCGCAAAACGCTCGGCTTCCATACACCCGCTGAAATGTTCAGCGAATGTGTTGCATCGACCGGTTGA
- a CDS encoding diguanylate cyclase domain-containing protein, whose product MQFDLQAPDGSLATLHVEMRADHALEQGWHTVMRQLPVSALIIVTVFTLLTLLLRVNARLLHRLNLATNALRSGALDARMEETGTLEMRAVAKTFNAMAAEIQRLVLSLQQSKSEHSEQVHFTHQFINALPLPVFVRGQDGTCLGVNKAWEDFFNLSSGTVVGGRLRSDFANFPRGQNLFRKEAVPREDHEIQIQVDEHQVRDMAYFRAPFTLRDGTQAGTIGALVDITDRKNAQAALQAEKERALVTLSSIADGVITTDADGRIESMNEAAQYLTGHILDQALGLPLSSIFRLDHGSQPLPQGLQVNRLHQVHAPVHALNQLLVHRSGERYAIEFTASPIRQNGGNVSGCVLVFRDVTETQELQKKISWQARHDALTGLNNRTALAERLTHAIFQTREAGQSLAVCLLDLDDFQRINEFHGQWVGDRLLKEVGLRLRSLVDDSSDIARLGGDEFVVLLRGSAAASPELDARIRVLLDRLAQPYEIDEVTVSCTASAGVALYPQDKASPDTLLRHADQAMYQAKQAGRGGLHFFDARLDEEVQTTFNRVSRIGQALLDEEFRLFYQPKVNMRTGKIIGFEALLRWQHPQDGLLGPNTFLPLIENTDLIVENRPLGDGAGLAPAAGMGCRGPALGHQRQYRGSTFPSSGLCGRTARPVPEVP is encoded by the coding sequence ATGCAATTCGATTTGCAAGCACCTGATGGATCGCTTGCAACACTGCACGTTGAGATGCGCGCTGACCACGCGTTGGAGCAGGGCTGGCATACCGTCATGCGACAGTTGCCTGTGTCAGCTTTGATCATCGTCACTGTATTCACCCTGCTGACCTTGCTATTGCGCGTGAATGCGCGCTTGCTGCACCGCCTGAATCTTGCGACCAATGCCCTGCGTTCCGGGGCGCTTGATGCTCGCATGGAGGAAACAGGTACGCTGGAGATGCGTGCAGTCGCCAAAACATTCAATGCCATGGCCGCAGAGATCCAAAGACTGGTGCTCTCACTTCAGCAAAGCAAATCAGAACACAGCGAACAGGTGCATTTCACCCACCAGTTCATCAATGCCCTGCCCTTGCCAGTATTTGTGCGCGGCCAGGATGGTACCTGCCTGGGGGTCAATAAAGCCTGGGAGGATTTCTTTAACCTCTCATCCGGTACCGTGGTCGGTGGACGTCTGCGCAGTGACTTTGCCAATTTTCCAAGAGGGCAAAACCTTTTTCGAAAAGAGGCGGTTCCGAGGGAAGACCACGAGATTCAAATCCAAGTGGATGAACATCAGGTTCGGGACATGGCGTATTTCCGGGCACCTTTTACATTGAGAGACGGAACCCAAGCGGGAACTATAGGCGCGCTGGTTGACATCACAGATCGCAAAAATGCCCAAGCAGCGCTGCAGGCAGAAAAAGAGAGGGCACTCGTCACCCTGTCATCCATCGCAGATGGGGTCATTACGACTGACGCTGACGGTCGCATTGAAAGCATGAACGAAGCCGCCCAATACCTGACGGGTCATATCCTTGATCAGGCCTTGGGGCTCCCCCTGTCGTCCATTTTTCGCCTCGACCACGGCTCCCAGCCCTTGCCACAGGGCTTGCAGGTCAACCGGCTGCATCAGGTCCATGCGCCGGTCCATGCGCTCAACCAATTGCTGGTGCATCGCTCGGGTGAGCGCTACGCCATTGAGTTCACCGCCTCCCCCATACGCCAAAACGGTGGCAACGTATCCGGTTGCGTACTGGTGTTCCGTGATGTGACCGAGACCCAGGAACTGCAAAAGAAAATTTCCTGGCAAGCCCGGCATGACGCTCTTACAGGGCTTAACAACCGGACAGCCTTGGCGGAGCGTCTCACCCATGCCATTTTCCAGACCCGCGAAGCCGGCCAATCTTTGGCCGTCTGTTTGCTGGATCTCGATGACTTCCAACGTATCAATGAATTCCATGGGCAATGGGTGGGCGACCGGCTCCTCAAAGAAGTCGGCTTGCGCTTGCGCAGCTTGGTAGACGACAGCAGTGACATCGCCCGACTGGGGGGCGACGAGTTCGTTGTCCTGCTGCGCGGCAGTGCAGCGGCTAGCCCAGAGCTGGACGCCAGGATCCGGGTGTTGTTGGACAGGCTTGCGCAACCCTATGAGATTGATGAAGTTACTGTCAGTTGCACGGCCAGCGCAGGCGTTGCGCTGTATCCCCAAGACAAGGCCAGTCCTGACACATTGCTTCGCCACGCGGATCAAGCCATGTATCAGGCCAAGCAGGCTGGTCGTGGTGGATTGCACTTCTTTGATGCGCGGCTGGATGAAGAAGTCCAGACCACCTTCAACCGTGTATCCAGAATCGGCCAGGCACTGCTTGACGAAGAGTTCCGCTTGTTCTACCAGCCCAAGGTGAATATGCGAACCGGAAAGATCATCGGTTTTGAGGCTCTGTTGCGTTGGCAACATCCGCAAGATGGCCTGCTCGGTCCCAATACCTTTCTCCCACTCATTGAGAACACAGATCTCATCGTCGAGAACAGGCCATTGGGTGATGGAGCAGGCCTTGCTCCAGCTGCAGGAATGGGTTGCCGCGGGCCAGCACTGGGTCATCAGCGTCAATATCGCGGCTCGACATTTCCATCGTCCGGACTTTGTGGACGCACTGCGCGCCCTGTTCCAGAAGTACCCTGA
- a CDS encoding alpha/beta hydrolase, which produces MSHHFDHHANPRTLLTPATLKVVDSIARAGHVPMHAMNAAQAKAAYAAAANVLELPVQKLARVEDFTIPARDCYALPARHYAPTHGTLPVLLYLHGGGFTVGNIATHDGLCRRLAHLAGCAVVSLDYRLAPEFKFPTAHEDSWDALQWIARHGAARGLDGTKLAIGGDSAGGTLSAACAIEARDHALPLALQFLFYPGCAGHQNTASHRRFAKGFVLDEANITYFFEQYIRTPADRDDWRFAPLDGLRADGFEADLSGVAPAWIGLAECDPLVDEGVQYADRLRMAGVAVDLEIYRGVVHEFIKMGRAISEAATAHADAARALRAAFHLT; this is translated from the coding sequence ATGAGTCACCATTTTGACCACCACGCCAACCCGCGCACGCTGCTCACGCCGGCCACCCTGAAAGTGGTGGACAGCATCGCCCGCGCCGGCCATGTGCCCATGCACGCGATGAATGCAGCACAAGCCAAAGCGGCCTACGCGGCAGCAGCCAATGTGCTGGAACTCCCGGTACAAAAGCTGGCCCGTGTGGAGGACTTCACCATCCCTGCACGGGATTGCTACGCATTGCCGGCACGCCACTATGCGCCCACCCACGGCACCTTGCCGGTGCTGCTGTACTTGCACGGCGGCGGCTTTACCGTCGGCAACATAGCCACCCACGACGGCTTGTGCCGCCGATTGGCCCACCTGGCGGGATGTGCAGTGGTGTCTCTGGACTACCGGCTGGCGCCGGAGTTCAAATTTCCCACCGCCCATGAAGACAGCTGGGACGCACTGCAATGGATTGCGCGCCATGGCGCGGCCAGGGGGCTGGACGGCACCAAACTGGCCATCGGAGGGGACAGTGCAGGGGGCACTTTGTCTGCAGCTTGTGCCATCGAAGCGCGTGACCATGCGCTCCCACTGGCATTGCAGTTCTTGTTCTATCCGGGCTGCGCCGGCCACCAGAACACGGCCTCCCACAGGCGATTTGCCAAGGGCTTTGTGCTGGATGAAGCAAACATTACCTATTTCTTTGAACAATACATCCGCACACCCGCTGACCGTGATGATTGGCGCTTCGCCCCTCTGGACGGCTTACGCGCGGATGGATTCGAGGCAGACCTGAGCGGAGTGGCACCGGCTTGGATCGGCCTGGCGGAGTGTGACCCGCTGGTGGACGAGGGGGTGCAATATGCAGACCGGCTTCGCATGGCGGGAGTGGCTGTGGACTTGGAGATTTACCGCGGCGTCGTACATGAATTCATCAAAATGGGCCGTGCCATCAGCGAGGCCGCGACGGCCCATGCGGATGCGGCCAGAGCCTTGCGCGCCGCTTTTCACCTGACTTGA
- a CDS encoding protein phosphatase CheZ, with amino-acid sequence MSTSLTKEEAFARLGAITREMHEALSVLGHNQLHNIVEEIPNARDRLAYVGKMTEDAANKVLTLVEVAKPDCDDLSGRGNELGEALSRLAQTPDLSTDKARGMLVTCAKFAHSTAAFSSKQSEILSDIMMAQDFQDLSGQVIKKVIDIITRTEMQLVQLLIDSSPETVGAPKTNESSAAASVDTHVLEGPQTAETALKQDDVDDLLASLGF; translated from the coding sequence ATGTCCACATCGCTCACCAAAGAAGAAGCTTTCGCCCGCTTGGGTGCAATCACCCGGGAAATGCACGAGGCCTTGTCGGTGCTGGGACACAACCAGCTCCACAACATCGTGGAGGAAATTCCCAATGCGCGTGACCGCCTGGCCTACGTCGGCAAAATGACCGAGGACGCCGCCAACAAGGTATTGACTTTGGTTGAGGTGGCCAAGCCCGACTGTGACGATCTTTCCGGTCGTGGCAATGAGTTGGGCGAGGCGCTGAGCCGCCTGGCCCAGACTCCCGATCTGAGCACGGACAAAGCCCGCGGAATGCTGGTCACTTGCGCAAAGTTCGCCCACTCCACGGCGGCCTTCTCGTCCAAACAATCCGAGATCCTGAGCGACATCATGATGGCGCAGGACTTTCAGGACTTGTCTGGTCAGGTGATCAAAAAGGTGATCGACATCATCACGCGCACCGAAATGCAGTTGGTCCAGTTGCTGATCGATAGCTCCCCCGAAACGGTGGGAGCGCCGAAAACCAATGAATCAAGCGCTGCCGCTTCGGTAGATACGCATGTCCTGGAAGGACCTCAAACGGCAGAGACTGCGCTCAAGCAGGACGACGTGGACGACCTGCTGGCATCACTGGGTTTTTAA
- the tmk gene encoding dTMP kinase codes for MQGLFISFEGIDGAGKSTHIDAVRQAFLDAGRTVTLTREPGGTPLAEQLRNMVLNDPMDAMTEALLVFAARRDHVQKVIVPALHKGDVVLCDRFSDASFAYQGAGRGFDWQMLETLEYWVQGKLPSQGGNSPADLLKPQTTIWFDLPPAVAAVRLAGARVPDKFESQPQAFFEQVAKGYARRASSDPVRFARIDADQTPSEVRRDVIAVLSERGYFPA; via the coding sequence ATGCAAGGACTATTCATCAGTTTTGAAGGTATCGATGGTGCGGGCAAGTCCACACACATTGATGCTGTACGACAAGCTTTTTTGGATGCAGGCCGTACCGTCACATTGACCCGGGAACCGGGTGGAACGCCCTTGGCCGAACAGTTGCGCAACATGGTGTTGAACGACCCGATGGACGCCATGACCGAGGCCCTGCTGGTGTTTGCAGCGCGTCGTGACCATGTGCAAAAGGTGATCGTTCCAGCGCTGCACAAAGGGGATGTCGTGTTGTGCGACCGTTTTTCGGACGCCAGTTTTGCATATCAAGGTGCAGGAAGAGGCTTTGACTGGCAAATGTTGGAAACCCTGGAGTATTGGGTGCAGGGTAAGCTGCCTTCGCAAGGTGGCAACTCCCCGGCAGACCTATTGAAGCCTCAAACCACCATCTGGTTCGATTTACCCCCGGCCGTTGCTGCTGTCCGGCTTGCTGGCGCCCGGGTTCCGGACAAGTTTGAGTCGCAGCCACAAGCTTTTTTTGAGCAGGTTGCAAAGGGCTATGCACGTCGTGCCTCATCGGATCCAGTACGTTTTGCGCGTATTGATGCGGACCAAACGCCTTCAGAGGTCCGACGTGACGTAATAGCGGTCCTATCCGAACGAGGCTATTTTCCGGCATGA
- the mltG gene encoding endolytic transglycosylase MltG, whose amino-acid sequence MIPRFILTESRAVRFLIAVVLAVAALFAAGFAWVHAPLAQSAASVDLNIEPGSSPRDVARLVAAAGVKVQPDLLYWWFRISGKSRNIRAGSYELPEGTTPMTLLQKVVQGDEALRSVTLVEGWTFRQARQALAKAEGLRPDSKTMSDESVMEALDRSGQHPEGRFFPDTYTYSKGSSDLAVLRRAMRSMDQHLEAAWKLRTPSLALQSPDQALVLASIIEKETGRTADQGLISAVFNNRLQIGMRLQTDPTVIYGLGDKFDGNLRRTDLQNDSPYNTYTRNGLPPTPISLPGRSALLAAVNPQSSKALYFVARGDGSSHFSNTLDEHNRAVDKYQRGR is encoded by the coding sequence ATGATTCCCCGTTTCATCCTGACTGAGAGTAGGGCTGTGCGCTTTTTGATTGCGGTTGTTCTGGCAGTAGCTGCCCTGTTTGCCGCAGGATTTGCGTGGGTCCATGCACCACTGGCGCAAAGCGCTGCCAGCGTGGACCTGAATATTGAGCCAGGTAGCAGCCCCAGAGACGTGGCGCGCTTGGTCGCCGCTGCCGGAGTCAAGGTCCAGCCCGACCTGTTGTATTGGTGGTTCCGGATTTCAGGGAAGTCCCGCAACATTCGGGCGGGCAGCTATGAGTTGCCGGAGGGCACCACGCCCATGACGCTGCTGCAAAAGGTAGTTCAAGGTGATGAAGCCTTACGTTCCGTGACCCTGGTGGAGGGCTGGACCTTCCGCCAAGCCAGACAGGCACTGGCCAAGGCCGAAGGTCTGCGACCTGACAGCAAAACCATGTCTGATGAATCAGTGATGGAAGCCTTGGACAGGAGTGGTCAACACCCCGAAGGGCGCTTTTTCCCGGACACTTACACCTACTCCAAGGGCAGCAGTGATCTGGCTGTGTTGCGGCGGGCCATGCGCTCCATGGATCAACACCTGGAAGCGGCATGGAAACTCAGGACTCCCTCGTTGGCGCTGCAGAGCCCTGACCAGGCACTGGTACTGGCGAGCATCATCGAAAAGGAAACAGGGCGCACTGCAGACCAAGGCCTGATTTCAGCCGTATTCAACAACCGCCTGCAGATCGGCATGCGTTTGCAAACAGACCCGACGGTAATTTATGGCTTGGGTGACAAGTTTGATGGCAACCTGCGGCGTACTGATTTGCAGAACGACTCGCCCTACAACACCTACACACGCAACGGCCTGCCACCCACACCTATTTCGCTTCCCGGCCGCTCAGCATTGCTGGCGGCGGTCAACCCGCAGAGCTCCAAGGCCCTCTATTTCGTGGCCCGCGGGGATGGCAGTAGCCACTTCAGCAATACCCTGGACGAGCACAATAGGGCAGTTGACAAATACCAAAGAGGGCGCTGA
- a CDS encoding iron-containing alcohol dehydrogenase, which produces MALIYYVTQIQFECGAIRLLRSECERTSITRPLIVTDAGVKSAGILQKALDALGGMPVAVFDQTPSNPTEAAVRAAAALYRAQGCDGLIAVGGGSAIDCAKGVAIAATHEGPLTYYATIEGGSARITERVAPLIAVPTTSGTGSEVARGAIIIVDDHRKLGFHSWHLVPKTAICDPELTLGLPPRLTAATGMDAVAHCMETFMAAAFNPPADGIALDGLERAWAHIERATTNGSDVEARTQLMSASMQGAMAFQKGLGCVHSLSHSLGGVDPRLHHGTLNAMFLPAVIAFNAAAESVQKDKRLQRMAHAMGVASASDLGEAVKDMNARLGLPTGLAAMGVTGDLFDRIITGALADHCHKTNPRLATADDYRHMLLQSL; this is translated from the coding sequence ATGGCTTTGATCTATTACGTGACCCAGATTCAGTTCGAGTGTGGCGCCATCCGGTTATTACGCAGCGAATGCGAGCGCACCAGCATCACCCGCCCATTGATCGTGACCGATGCAGGTGTCAAATCGGCCGGAATTCTGCAAAAAGCATTGGATGCCTTGGGTGGCATGCCCGTGGCGGTTTTTGACCAGACCCCCTCCAACCCCACAGAGGCCGCGGTTCGAGCGGCGGCAGCCCTCTACCGCGCGCAGGGCTGTGATGGGCTGATTGCGGTGGGCGGCGGCTCCGCGATCGATTGCGCCAAGGGTGTTGCTATTGCCGCCACGCATGAAGGCCCCCTCACCTACTACGCCACCATCGAGGGTGGCTCCGCGCGCATCACCGAGCGGGTCGCTCCCTTGATCGCGGTACCCACCACCAGCGGCACCGGCAGCGAAGTGGCGCGCGGCGCCATCATCATCGTGGATGACCATCGCAAACTCGGCTTTCATAGCTGGCACCTGGTGCCCAAAACTGCGATTTGCGACCCGGAACTCACTTTGGGCCTGCCACCGCGTCTGACGGCGGCCACCGGCATGGATGCCGTCGCGCATTGCATGGAAACCTTCATGGCGGCGGCCTTCAACCCGCCGGCAGACGGCATTGCGCTGGATGGTCTGGAGCGGGCATGGGCACACATCGAGCGTGCCACCACCAACGGCAGTGACGTGGAGGCCCGCACCCAACTCATGAGCGCCAGCATGCAAGGCGCCATGGCCTTTCAGAAAGGGCTGGGTTGTGTTCACTCCTTGAGCCACAGTCTGGGCGGTGTGGACCCTCGCCTGCACCATGGCACCCTGAATGCCATGTTTTTGCCGGCAGTCATCGCCTTCAATGCGGCGGCTGAATCCGTGCAAAAAGACAAGCGCTTGCAACGCATGGCCCACGCCATGGGTGTGGCGTCCGCCTCTGACCTGGGTGAGGCGGTAAAAGACATGAACGCCCGGCTGGGCTTGCCCACCGGTCTGGCTGCCATGGGCGTCACCGGGGACTTGTTTGACCGCATCATCACCGGCGCCCTGGCGGACCACTGCCACAAAACCAATCCCCGTCTCGCGACCGCAGACGATTACCGGCACATGCTGCTGCAATCACTTTGA